The genomic stretch TTTTGGAACTTGTCATCCTTCAAACCTATTCAGCAGTTTTTCAATCTTCCGGCCGGAGCCGTTGTGGCGTCAGTGATCTGACCTTATAGATTGGCTTTTGAGACTTTCAACCATCTCCCTTCCGGGTAATGGTTTACTCATTGGACAGACGTGTTCCATTTGACTGTAAGTGAAATCGCCCTTTTTTGGGCCCTTTTTCCTCGAATATGTATAGTGCCTCCTTCTCTTCTTTCCTGGTCAAGTGATTACTCTCCCACCATATCAGCATCAAGAACAAGGGTTCTGTCCTTGTCAATCATCATAATTTGTTCAACTCGCTTGGCGTGCCGCCCACCTTCAAATTCACCATCTAGCCAGGTCCTCACGATCATCTTGGCCAACTCTGTGCCCACCACCCTGCTGCCCATTGCCAGCATATTGGTGTCATTATGCTGCCTGGAAAGAAGGGCTGAATAAGGTTCACTGCAGACAACGCACCGGATGCCTTCAACTTTGTTTGCGGCAAGCGAGATCCCAATACCGGACCCGCAGCAGATAATCCCTTTTTCACATTCACCACTGGCCACGGCCACCGCTGCTTTATAGCCAAATTCAGGATAATTACATCGTTCTTCGCTGTAGGTGCCATAATCCTTAAAAACGATGCCCATCTCATCCAGAAGTTGAGCGATGGCCTTTTTTAAAGGAAGCCCTGCGTGATCACTGCCCAGAGCTATCATTTTCCTGCTCCTTCCAGCTGCTTGCGAGCGAACAGCCCCGCACCAATCACACCATTATAGGGATTGGAAAAATCGGAACGGATGATATTCAACGAATCACCGGGTAAGGGTTTACGGGTGAATTGATGGATATAATCAATCAGTAAGTCATAGGGGAAGTCTGTCATCCCAATCACGCCACCGCCCAGGATGATGTAGTCCGGGTTGAGAATATTGATCTCGGTGACGATGATCTTCGCCATGCTTTCGATGAAGTAACGGATCTCTTCGGTCTGGCCCTGCACAGTGAAAATCTTGGCAATGGGGGTTTCTGAGAAGCGTTCTCGTTGAAGCCTTTCCAAGCCTAGGCCAGCGACATACAGCTCAGAGCATCCTTCCAACCCGCAGCCGCACTTATCGTGCCGGTCGAGGATCGGAATATGACCAAGTTCTCCAGCCACACCATCCTTGCCAACGATGACCTTGCCATCAATGAGGATGATATTGCCCAGGCCAGTACCGATGTAGTAGCCGATCAAAATGCCATCGGAGATATCATGCCGGTCCAGATCATAGTGCATGAGCATACAGGTGTCTTTTTCGATCAGGACTGGAACCTGGAGTTTTTCTTCAAACTGGTCAATAATATCCAGGTTATCAAACCCTTCGATATTGGGGGTTGAAAGCACTACCGTCCGATCCCGGTTGATCGTGGATGGGAAACCCATCGCAATGGCGTCAACATCATAAGGTAAGTTTTTCTTATATTGATAAATGACATCCAGAAGGCGGTCGGCGGCGTCTGCACCGGCAATCTGCTTTGTGGAGAAAATTTCAGCGTTCTCCAAAGTGGAATCAGGCGTGACTACACCAAGACGGACATTGGTGCCGCCAATATCAATACCCAGGAAATTATCAGACCGCTTTATAATGCCACCCCCGTCGCCTCGGTGAATTCTGCTTTCATCAACTTACAACCTTCTTCCAATTCGATACCTGGTTTGAATAAACCGCTGGTCCCTACAACAAAAGCCCGTGCCCCAGCTTCATAAAGCGGTTGATAGTTTTTCTTCCCGATTGCGCCATCCACCTGGATGACATAGTGATAATCACGGTCAAGGCAAAGGTCCCTGGCCTCAGCGATCTTCTCGAACATTCTGGGGATGAATTTCTGACCGGCATAGCCAACCTCAACCGTCATGATGGTGAGGATATCAATCTGATCCAAATACCAATCCGCCATCGAAAGCGGAGTCGCCGGGCATAGTACGATCCCAACCTTGATGCCAAGGTCTTTAATCCTGCGGATGATCCGGTAGGATTCCCTCTGAATGGTCTCCGCATGAAGGGAGATTGTCTCAACGCCAGCCTCAGCCAGGGCATCAATATAATCGTTTGGCGAGGTCACCATCAGATGCGCCTCAACAGGAATAGTCGCCACACTCTTGATGGCTTTGACAATATCAACGGAGAGGGTGATATTCTTGGCAAAATGCCCATCCATGATGTCGGCATGCAGCATATCACAATGCCGGTTGAGGATCTCGATTTGTTTTCCAACCTCAAGAAAATCGAGACACATCAGCGAAGGTGAGAAAAGGGGTTTGCTATCCATAACTTTATCCATTAATGACAATTCTTTCGTTATACAGGCTGAAGCAGAAAAAATCAGAGTTGGGTTGAGCCTCTGACGACGACATTGATTGGAAACTTTATATAAGACTTCTCTACCGGGTTTCCATCCATCATTGAAACAAGGTTTTTGACGGCCAACTCAGCGATCATATCCACGGACTGGTGAATGGTCGTCAGTTGCGGAATACTTCTGGTGCAGGCGGCAATATCATCAAAACCAATGATCTTGAGGTCCTCAGGAACGTTGACATTTCTCTTTAGACAATATTGCAGTGCGCCAAGGGCCAGAATATCGGCTGTGTAAAAAATACCATCCACATCGGGATGTTCTCTCAGCAGCTCAT from Chloroflexota bacterium encodes the following:
- the rpiB gene encoding ribose 5-phosphate isomerase B; translation: MIALGSDHAGLPLKKAIAQLLDEMGIVFKDYGTYSEERCNYPEFGYKAAVAVASGECEKGIICCGSGIGISLAANKVEGIRCVVCSEPYSALLSRQHNDTNMLAMGSRVVGTELAKMIVRTWLDGEFEGGRHAKRVEQIMMIDKDRTLVLDADMVGE
- the alsK gene encoding allose kinase, giving the protein MHRGDGGGIIKRSDNFLGIDIGGTNVRLGVVTPDSTLENAEIFSTKQIAGADAADRLLDVIYQYKKNLPYDVDAIAMGFPSTINRDRTVVLSTPNIEGFDNLDIIDQFEEKLQVPVLIEKDTCMLMHYDLDRHDISDGILIGYYIGTGLGNIILIDGKVIVGKDGVAGELGHIPILDRHDKCGCGLEGCSELYVAGLGLERLQRERFSETPIAKIFTVQGQTEEIRYFIESMAKIIVTEINILNPDYIILGGGVIGMTDFPYDLLIDYIHQFTRKPLPGDSLNIIRSDFSNPYNGVIGAGLFARKQLEGAGK
- a CDS encoding ribulose-phosphate 3-epimerase yields the protein MDSKPLFSPSLMCLDFLEVGKQIEILNRHCDMLHADIMDGHFAKNITLSVDIVKAIKSVATIPVEAHLMVTSPNDYIDALAEAGVETISLHAETIQRESYRIIRRIKDLGIKVGIVLCPATPLSMADWYLDQIDILTIMTVEVGYAGQKFIPRMFEKIAEARDLCLDRDYHYVIQVDGAIGKKNYQPLYEAGARAFVVGTSGLFKPGIELEEGCKLMKAEFTEATGVAL